A window of Actinopolymorpha sp. NPDC004070 contains these coding sequences:
- the infC gene encoding translation initiation factor IF-3 gives MATELRINERIRVPEVRLVGPNGEQVGIVRIEDALRLAQEADLDLVEVAPTARPPVCKLMDFGKFKYETAQKARESRRNQAQTVIKEMKLRPKIDPHDYDTKKGHVVRFLRQGDKVKITIMFRGREQSRPELGFRLLQRLAEDIADLGFVESQPRQDGRNMIMVVTPHKRKSEARADVEADKAKRAAEREADREAERAERTQHAAAASQAPGSEG, from the coding sequence ATCGCCACAGAGCTTCGCATCAACGAGCGGATCCGGGTTCCCGAGGTCCGGCTCGTAGGGCCGAACGGCGAGCAGGTCGGCATCGTGCGCATCGAGGATGCGCTGCGGCTGGCTCAGGAAGCCGACCTCGATCTCGTCGAGGTCGCACCGACAGCCCGGCCGCCGGTCTGCAAGCTGATGGATTTTGGGAAGTTCAAGTACGAGACCGCGCAGAAGGCCCGGGAGTCGCGACGCAACCAGGCCCAGACGGTCATCAAGGAAATGAAGCTCCGGCCGAAGATCGACCCGCACGACTACGACACCAAGAAGGGTCACGTCGTCCGGTTCCTCCGGCAAGGAGACAAGGTCAAGATCACCATCATGTTCCGTGGCCGGGAGCAGTCGCGTCCCGAGCTCGGGTTCCGGCTGCTGCAGCGGTTGGCGGAGGACATCGCGGACCTCGGGTTCGTGGAGTCCCAGCCCCGCCAGGACGGCCGCAACATGATCATGGTGGTGACTCCCCACAAGCGAAAGTCCGAGGCTCGCGCCGACGTCGAGGCCGACAAGGCCAAACGCGCCGCCGAGCGGGAGGCCGATCGGGAAGCCGAGCGGGCCGAACGCACCCAGCACGCCGCTGCCGCCAGCCAGGCTCCCGGCAGCGAGGGCTGA
- a CDS encoding PHB depolymerase family esterase, translating to MPSRRRVRLAALVSCVLALATALGGCASLGGHGRDRTAEARVGTPTPGATPASPATSGPPGTRHPGALPRQVRLADGRTYVLPTPAPAPWGARRPLLLVLHSFGGTWQRMEHIGQFQTRAARRGYVVAYGVGARRSWDADGCCGWSNAHHAKDVEYLTDVVADVRHRVPGIDPRRIYLMGFSNGAMMTLHTLCERPHLFAAGVGVAGALVGRCRGGAPIRYLEIHGTSDEVVPYDGGRIDWLHATFPPVSDLPRTIAARAPGSVVEIRSHPCAHVWPVGGRCRLDAATIGWEFLRRYALPSPAHHPARTGR from the coding sequence ATGCCGAGTCGCCGACGCGTTCGCCTGGCCGCACTCGTGTCCTGCGTCCTCGCGCTGGCGACCGCTCTCGGAGGCTGTGCGAGCCTCGGTGGACACGGCCGCGACCGGACCGCCGAGGCCAGGGTGGGCACGCCCACCCCCGGCGCGACTCCTGCGTCGCCGGCCACCTCCGGGCCGCCCGGTACCCGGCACCCGGGCGCGCTGCCCCGTCAGGTCCGCCTCGCCGACGGCCGCACGTACGTCCTGCCCACACCGGCACCGGCTCCCTGGGGCGCGCGCCGCCCGCTGCTGCTCGTCCTCCACTCCTTCGGCGGCACCTGGCAACGGATGGAGCACATCGGGCAGTTCCAGACGCGGGCCGCCCGACGCGGCTACGTGGTGGCGTACGGCGTCGGCGCCAGGCGTTCCTGGGACGCCGACGGCTGCTGCGGCTGGAGCAACGCCCACCACGCGAAGGACGTGGAGTACCTCACCGACGTGGTGGCCGACGTCCGCCACCGGGTGCCGGGGATCGATCCCCGGCGCATCTACCTCATGGGCTTCTCCAACGGCGCGATGATGACGCTGCACACGCTGTGCGAACGCCCGCACCTGTTCGCCGCGGGTGTCGGCGTGGCCGGTGCGCTGGTCGGCCGGTGCCGCGGCGGCGCACCCATCCGTTACCTGGAGATCCACGGGACCTCCGACGAGGTGGTCCCGTACGACGGCGGCCGGATCGACTGGCTGCACGCGACGTTTCCGCCCGTTTCGGACCTTCCTCGCACGATCGCGGCCCGCGCTCCCGGCTCGGTGGTGGAGATCCGTTCCCACCCCTGCGCCCACGTGTGGCCGGTGGGCGGGCGGTGCCGGCTGGACGCGGCCACGATCGGGTGGGAGTTCCTCCGGCGGTACGCCCTGCCCTCGCCGGCTCACCACCCGGCCCGGACCGGGCGGTAG
- a CDS encoding uridine kinase, which yields MPSSSPPLRPALARPDTFAARVLAAPPRLGPVRLVCVDGPACSGKTTLAARLAKALGDVPTVHMDDLYEGWDGLPTVAGRLRTWLLEPLGAGRPGRYRRFDWPRGEYAEWHEVPVRPALVVEGVGSASRVVEGLATSKLWVEAPEDVRRARAAARDGGAFEPYWDAWAKAERDHFAAEDTRRRADLRVDGVSGAYG from the coding sequence GTGCCGTCCTCCTCTCCCCCGCTGCGGCCCGCACTGGCGCGGCCGGACACCTTCGCCGCACGGGTGCTCGCCGCGCCGCCGCGGCTGGGACCGGTCCGTCTGGTGTGCGTCGACGGCCCGGCGTGTTCGGGCAAGACCACGCTGGCCGCCAGGCTGGCGAAGGCCCTGGGCGACGTGCCGACCGTGCACATGGACGACCTGTACGAGGGCTGGGACGGCCTGCCCACGGTGGCCGGCCGGTTGCGTACCTGGCTGCTGGAACCACTGGGTGCGGGACGGCCCGGACGCTACCGCCGCTTCGACTGGCCGCGCGGTGAGTACGCCGAATGGCACGAGGTGCCGGTACGTCCCGCGCTGGTGGTCGAGGGCGTCGGGTCGGCGAGCCGGGTGGTGGAGGGCCTGGCCACCTCGAAGCTGTGGGTGGAGGCGCCCGAGGATGTGCGCCGCGCCCGGGCGGCCGCCCGCGACGGCGGGGCGTTCGAGCCGTACTGGGACGCGTGGGCGAAGGCCGAGCGGGACCACTTCGCCGCGGAGGACACCCGGCGCCGTGCCGACCTTCGCGTCGACGGCGTGTCCGGCGCCTACGGCTGA
- a CDS encoding CoA transferase, which yields MTGGNAGRGPLDGVLVVDLSRALAGPHAAMMLGDLGARVVKVEHPDGGDDSRGWGPPFVGPPDATEATYFLSCNRNKESVVLDLKSEEGRRDLGRLLARADVLVENFRPGVLDRLGFSVESLTSANPRLVVLSITGFGHDGPEGQRAGYDQIAQGEAGLMSVTGPGPGEPVRVGVPIADLLAGMYGAYGVVAALHERHTTGRGRVVRTSLLAAVVGVHAYQGTRYTVAGEVPQAQGNHHPSICPYGLFHCSDGLVQISVGSEQLWRRFAPAFGLPVDEPGFATNADRVGAMDRVVAAVEAAFASWPVSRLLPRLAEVGVPAGEVKTIDQVYEWEQTRSQGLVIEVDHATLGRINLPGPPIRLDDERQAGGRQTHLAPPTLGQHTAEVLAWLDELDRDPGQP from the coding sequence GTGACCGGCGGAAACGCGGGGCGCGGACCGCTCGACGGAGTGCTGGTGGTCGACCTGTCCCGAGCGCTGGCCGGGCCGCACGCGGCGATGATGCTGGGCGACCTCGGCGCGCGGGTGGTCAAGGTCGAGCACCCCGACGGCGGTGACGACTCACGCGGGTGGGGGCCGCCGTTCGTGGGCCCGCCCGACGCGACCGAGGCGACGTACTTCCTGTCCTGCAACCGCAACAAGGAATCCGTCGTCCTCGACCTGAAGTCCGAGGAGGGCCGGCGCGACCTCGGCCGGTTGCTCGCCCGCGCCGATGTCCTGGTGGAGAACTTCCGGCCGGGCGTACTCGACCGGCTCGGCTTCTCCGTCGAGTCGCTCACCTCCGCCAATCCGCGGCTGGTGGTGCTGTCCATCACCGGGTTCGGCCACGACGGGCCGGAGGGTCAGCGCGCGGGCTATGACCAGATCGCCCAGGGCGAGGCCGGGCTGATGTCGGTGACCGGGCCCGGGCCGGGTGAGCCCGTGCGGGTCGGCGTACCGATCGCGGACCTGCTGGCCGGGATGTACGGCGCGTACGGCGTCGTCGCCGCCCTGCACGAACGCCACACCACCGGCCGCGGCCGGGTGGTGCGCACCTCGCTGCTGGCCGCCGTGGTCGGCGTGCACGCCTACCAGGGAACGCGGTACACCGTCGCCGGCGAGGTACCGCAGGCGCAGGGCAACCACCATCCCTCGATCTGCCCGTACGGCCTGTTCCACTGCTCCGACGGACTGGTGCAGATCTCGGTCGGCAGCGAACAGTTGTGGCGGCGGTTCGCGCCGGCGTTCGGGCTGCCCGTGGACGAGCCCGGCTTCGCCACCAACGCCGACCGCGTCGGCGCGATGGACCGGGTGGTCGCCGCGGTGGAGGCGGCGTTCGCGTCCTGGCCGGTGAGCCGGCTGCTGCCGCGGTTGGCCGAGGTCGGCGTACCGGCCGGCGAGGTGAAGACCATCGACCAGGTGTACGAGTGGGAGCAGACCCGGTCCCAGGGACTGGTGATCGAGGTCGACCACGCCACGCTGGGCCGGATCAACCTGCCCGGCCCGCCGATCCGGCTGGACGACGAACGTCAGGCGGGCGGGCGGCAGACGCACCTGGCCCCGCCGACGCTCGGGCAGCACACCGCCGAGGTGCTCGCCTGGCTGGACGAACTCGACCGCGACCCTGGTCAGCCGTAG
- a CDS encoding ABC transporter ATP-binding protein gives MRAFGRVRNRLRNAGALAILLWRADRRLTLWLAFLTVVLGVLPNATAVASGAFVGSVPGAVGHGPASPAGREALTWLGLVSLGFLAGGVGLAGSRLLCELMNTRLTHALAATVGGAALGTADLTRLADPTVTADLAAVEEFERSDLHLQTAWSVRMLLTMRTAGLCAAGILATFAWWAPVVLVAGWSVTNLASHRWMRRGFTAVREDSGGALRRADYLRGLLVDPPAAAEVRVFGLAGWLGEEYTRTWRAAMEVVWRARRTNAWSLVLGTAALLACHGVVLAALVQRTGRGGLGAGAVTVYGLSVIGVGELGFLGPPQWRVARATALARQALDLSERLGPPLDAPRTDPRPEPPPATAVPRVPAPVEVRLTDVSFRYPGRTAPVMRGLDLRIPPGQSVAVVGANGAGKTTLTKLVCGLFPPGGGSVLLDGVDPRAYRPGGTAHGPAGRVAVIFQDFLRYELSLRDNVGLGSLPLLGDERALGEALRDAGGANLLTDLPAGWDTVLARGYDGGVDLSGGQWQKVALARALVAVRGGAGLLILDEPTANLDVRAETELFDRFLSLTRDVTTILVTHRLAGVRHADRIVVLSDGRVAEDGDHDTLLAAGGQYARMFRLQAERFADHPDGATGVAEATGAVDA, from the coding sequence GTGCGCGCGTTCGGGCGCGTTCGAAACCGGCTGCGAAACGCGGGCGCACTGGCGATCCTGTTGTGGCGGGCCGACCGTCGGCTCACCCTCTGGCTGGCGTTCCTGACCGTCGTGCTCGGTGTGCTGCCGAACGCGACGGCGGTGGCGAGCGGGGCGTTCGTCGGGTCCGTTCCCGGCGCGGTGGGCCACGGTCCGGCGTCCCCGGCGGGCCGGGAGGCGCTGACCTGGCTCGGCCTGGTGTCGCTCGGCTTCCTCGCCGGCGGAGTGGGCCTGGCCGGCTCCCGGCTGCTGTGCGAGCTGATGAACACCCGGCTCACCCACGCCCTCGCCGCCACGGTCGGCGGGGCCGCCCTGGGCACCGCAGACCTGACCCGGCTGGCCGACCCCACCGTCACCGCCGACCTCGCCGCGGTCGAGGAGTTCGAGCGTTCCGACCTGCACCTGCAGACCGCCTGGTCGGTACGGATGCTGCTCACCATGCGCACGGCGGGGCTGTGCGCGGCCGGGATCCTCGCCACCTTCGCCTGGTGGGCGCCGGTGGTGCTGGTGGCCGGCTGGTCGGTCACCAACCTGGCGTCCCACCGCTGGATGCGCCGGGGATTCACCGCCGTACGCGAGGACAGCGGCGGGGCGCTGCGGCGGGCGGACTATCTGCGCGGGCTGCTGGTCGACCCGCCGGCGGCCGCGGAGGTTCGCGTCTTCGGCCTGGCCGGCTGGCTCGGCGAGGAATACACCCGCACCTGGCGGGCGGCGATGGAGGTGGTGTGGCGGGCTCGGCGTACCAACGCGTGGTCGCTCGTCCTCGGCACCGCCGCACTGCTGGCCTGCCACGGCGTGGTGCTCGCGGCGCTGGTGCAGCGGACCGGCCGGGGCGGCCTCGGCGCCGGGGCGGTCACCGTCTACGGATTGTCGGTCATCGGAGTCGGGGAGCTCGGCTTCCTCGGCCCGCCGCAGTGGCGGGTCGCCCGGGCGACGGCACTGGCCCGGCAGGCGCTGGACCTGTCCGAACGTCTGGGCCCTCCGCTCGACGCGCCGCGTACCGACCCGCGACCCGAGCCGCCGCCCGCCACAGCGGTTCCGCGCGTACCGGCGCCGGTGGAGGTACGCCTGACCGACGTGTCCTTCCGCTATCCCGGCCGTACCGCGCCGGTGATGCGGGGCCTCGACCTGCGAATTCCGCCCGGCCAGTCGGTGGCCGTCGTGGGCGCCAACGGCGCGGGCAAGACGACGTTGACGAAGCTGGTCTGCGGGCTGTTTCCGCCCGGCGGCGGCAGCGTCCTGCTGGACGGCGTGGACCCGCGGGCGTACCGACCCGGCGGCACGGCCCACGGCCCGGCGGGCCGGGTGGCGGTGATCTTCCAGGACTTCCTGCGGTACGAGCTGTCGCTGCGCGACAACGTGGGCCTGGGCAGCCTCCCGCTGCTGGGCGACGAACGGGCTCTCGGGGAGGCGCTCCGCGACGCGGGCGGGGCGAACCTCCTCACCGACCTCCCGGCGGGATGGGACACCGTCCTGGCGCGCGGCTACGACGGCGGTGTCGACCTGTCCGGCGGTCAGTGGCAGAAGGTCGCGCTGGCCCGCGCGCTCGTGGCGGTGCGCGGTGGGGCGGGGCTGCTGATCCTGGACGAGCCGACTGCCAACCTGGACGTCCGCGCGGAGACCGAACTCTTCGACCGCTTCCTGTCCCTCACCCGCGACGTCACGACGATTCTCGTCACGCACCGGCTGGCCGGCGTCCGGCACGCGGACCGGATCGTCGTCCTGTCCGACGGCAGGGTGGCCGAGGACGGCGACCACGACACGTTGCTGGCTGCCGGAGGCCAGTACGCCCGGATGTTCCGGCTGCAGGCCGAGCGGTTCGCGGACCACCCGGATGGGGCGACCGGGGTTGCCGAGGCGACGGGAGCAGTCGATGCGTGA
- a CDS encoding ABC transporter ATP-binding protein: MREHWADLVLLVRTAVRTDPWRSLGSLLEPLGSLMFPLFGWFLGLLVDGLLTHDDARLRTAAAGLLATIALRYVAAYAGTAIRTGLAERVGFAFDEEIARLAGGLPGLAHQEHTGYRDRLELLRQSQGALGQSLNHVVSTANAVVGALGTAVVLVLVHPLVLLLVLFALPALPLAALQQRGHARAEEASAAPARLARHLRGLALDPRAAPELRVLGLGPEVLERLDRAWTAARGPLHRAQAVAFGISAVRSLVFAVGFALAVGFVLWRAARGQANAGEVVTAVVVCQQVQNQVLGPAYGLAGMGRVLRAAGRLRWLRAHAAAATAGLGDRPAPDSLGSGIELSEVSFRYPGTETWVLRDVSVRIPPGTVVAVVGENGAGKSTVVKLLTRLYEPTRGRVLVAGTELAEVSPQDWRRRVSGAFQDFARPEFAASYAVGLGDLPHRDDLPAVRAALARATTTDLFSALPQGPATQLGSTWPGGVDLSTGQWQQLALGRALMRPAPLLVCFDEPTASLDAPTEHALFERYAAAARAGRAAGAVTVLVSHRFSTVRSADLILVVDRGRIAEAGTHADLMERAGLYAELYAMQARSHA, translated from the coding sequence ATGCGTGAGCACTGGGCCGACCTCGTCCTGCTGGTGCGCACGGCTGTGCGCACCGACCCGTGGCGTTCCCTCGGCAGCCTGCTGGAGCCCCTGGGCAGCCTGATGTTCCCACTGTTCGGCTGGTTCCTCGGCCTGCTGGTGGACGGCCTGCTGACCCACGACGACGCCCGGCTGAGGACCGCCGCCGCGGGACTGCTGGCCACGATCGCCCTGCGCTACGTCGCGGCGTACGCCGGCACAGCGATCCGCACCGGGCTGGCCGAGCGGGTGGGGTTCGCGTTCGACGAGGAGATCGCCCGGCTGGCCGGGGGGCTGCCGGGCCTCGCCCACCAGGAGCACACCGGCTACCGCGACCGGCTGGAGTTGCTGCGCCAGAGCCAGGGCGCGCTCGGTCAGTCGCTCAACCACGTGGTCTCCACCGCCAACGCGGTCGTCGGCGCGCTCGGCACCGCGGTCGTCCTGGTGCTGGTGCACCCACTGGTCCTGCTGCTGGTGCTGTTCGCGCTGCCGGCGCTTCCGCTCGCGGCGCTGCAGCAGCGCGGTCACGCGCGTGCCGAGGAGGCCTCCGCCGCGCCGGCCCGGCTGGCCCGGCACCTGCGCGGCCTGGCTCTCGATCCCCGGGCCGCGCCCGAACTCCGGGTCCTCGGGCTGGGACCGGAGGTGCTGGAGCGCCTGGACCGTGCGTGGACCGCTGCCCGCGGGCCGCTGCACCGGGCGCAGGCGGTGGCGTTCGGCATCTCCGCCGTACGGTCCCTCGTCTTCGCGGTCGGCTTCGCGCTCGCCGTGGGGTTCGTGCTGTGGCGGGCCGCGCGCGGGCAGGCGAACGCCGGCGAGGTGGTCACCGCGGTGGTCGTCTGCCAGCAGGTGCAGAACCAGGTCCTGGGACCGGCGTACGGGCTGGCCGGCATGGGACGGGTGCTGCGGGCCGCCGGCAGGCTGCGCTGGCTGCGTGCCCACGCGGCCGCCGCCACCGCCGGCCTGGGCGATCGGCCGGCGCCGGACAGCCTGGGTTCGGGCATCGAGCTGTCGGAGGTGTCCTTCCGCTACCCCGGCACCGAGACGTGGGTGCTGCGCGACGTCTCGGTGCGGATCCCGCCCGGAACGGTCGTCGCGGTCGTCGGCGAGAACGGCGCGGGCAAGTCGACGGTGGTGAAGCTGCTGACCAGGCTGTACGAACCCACCCGGGGCCGGGTGCTGGTGGCCGGCACGGAGCTCGCCGAGGTGTCACCGCAGGACTGGCGGCGACGGGTGTCCGGCGCGTTCCAGGACTTCGCCCGGCCGGAGTTCGCCGCGTCGTACGCGGTGGGGCTGGGCGACCTGCCCCACCGCGACGACCTCCCGGCCGTGCGGGCCGCGCTCGCCCGGGCGACCACCACCGACCTGTTCAGCGCGCTGCCGCAGGGGCCGGCCACCCAGCTCGGCTCGACCTGGCCGGGTGGTGTGGACCTGTCCACCGGCCAGTGGCAACAACTCGCGCTCGGCCGGGCGCTGATGCGGCCGGCCCCGTTGCTGGTCTGCTTCGACGAGCCGACCGCGAGCCTGGACGCCCCGACCGAGCACGCGCTGTTCGAGCGCTACGCCGCGGCCGCCCGAGCGGGCCGGGCGGCCGGGGCGGTGACCGTGCTGGTGTCCCACCGGTTCTCGACGGTCCGGTCGGCCGACCTCATCCTCGTGGTCGACCGGGGCCGGATCGCCGAGGCGGGCACGCACGCGGACCTGATGGAGCGGGCCGGGCTGTATGCCGAGTTGTACGCCATGCAGGCGCGCTCGCACGCCTGA
- a CDS encoding HAMP domain-containing sensor histidine kinase codes for MTRGRPPGLSVRLKLALSYAGFLMVAGGLLLAVVWVFLLRYVPDGQFWIPGPHVPNRSDLQRAFAPRALQALAFLLVFGLVGGWILAGRMLAPLTRITNATRRAATGSLSHRIQMEGRRDEFRELADAFDTMLAQLEAHVEEQKRFAANASHELRTPLAITQTLLEVARNDPNRDTGELVRILHAVNTRAIDLTEALLLLSRADQRAFTRERVDLSLLAEEAAETLLPLAEKHGVTLETSGDVTPTTGSPALLLQMITNLVHNAIVHNLPADGTVTVRTESQADASVLWVENTGRRLRPELVPTLTEPFQRGTRRVRTDDEHAGVGLGLAIVNSIVRAHDGTLTLTARPTGGLVVRTRFPRPTTSVQQVTRSAASSTVRAELPPPRPRRRHR; via the coding sequence ATGACCAGGGGTAGGCCGCCCGGCCTGAGTGTCCGGCTCAAGCTCGCTCTGAGCTACGCCGGGTTCCTGATGGTCGCCGGTGGCCTGCTGCTCGCCGTGGTGTGGGTCTTCCTGCTGCGCTACGTCCCGGACGGGCAGTTCTGGATACCGGGCCCGCACGTCCCCAACCGCTCCGATCTCCAGCGCGCGTTCGCCCCGCGGGCACTGCAGGCGCTGGCGTTCCTGCTGGTGTTCGGTCTGGTGGGCGGGTGGATTCTCGCCGGCCGGATGCTCGCGCCGCTGACCCGCATCACGAACGCCACCCGCAGGGCCGCCACCGGGTCGCTCTCCCACCGGATCCAGATGGAGGGTCGAAGAGATGAGTTCCGCGAACTCGCCGACGCCTTCGACACCATGCTCGCGCAGCTCGAGGCGCACGTGGAGGAGCAGAAGAGGTTCGCGGCCAACGCCTCCCACGAGCTGCGCACCCCGCTGGCGATCACCCAGACCCTCCTCGAGGTGGCCCGAAACGACCCGAACCGCGACACCGGCGAACTCGTCCGCATCCTGCATGCCGTCAACACCAGGGCGATCGACCTCACCGAGGCACTGCTCCTGCTCAGCCGGGCGGACCAGCGGGCCTTCACCCGGGAACGCGTCGACCTGTCCCTGCTGGCCGAGGAGGCCGCCGAGACGCTCCTCCCGCTCGCGGAGAAGCACGGCGTGACGCTGGAGACGTCCGGAGACGTCACGCCCACCACCGGCTCACCGGCGCTCCTGCTGCAGATGATCACGAACCTCGTGCACAACGCGATCGTGCACAACCTCCCCGCCGACGGCACCGTGACGGTCCGCACCGAGTCGCAGGCCGACGCGAGTGTGCTGTGGGTCGAGAACACCGGTCGCCGGCTCCGCCCGGAACTCGTGCCGACCCTCACCGAACCCTTCCAGCGCGGGACCAGGCGCGTCCGCACCGACGACGAGCACGCCGGCGTGGGGCTAGGGCTGGCGATCGTGAACAGCATCGTCCGGGCACACGACGGGACTCTCACTCTCACCGCCCGGCCCACCGGCGGTCTCGTGGTCAGGACCCGTTTCCCCCGGCCGACAACCTCCGTTCAGCAGGTCACCCGGTCCGCGGCGTCCTCCACCGTCCGGGCGGAGCTCCCCCCACCCAGGCCGCGCCGACGGCACCGGTGA
- a CDS encoding response regulator transcription factor, whose amino-acid sequence MRVLVVEDEPYLAEAVRDGLRLEAIAADIAGDGDAALELLGTNSYDLAVLDRDIPGPSGDEIARRIVASGSGMPILMLTAADRIDDKASGFELGADDYLTKPFELRELVMRLRALDRRRGHSRPPVREIAGLRLDPFRREVFRDGRYVALTRKQFAVLEVLVGAEGGVVSAEELLERAWDENADPFTNAVRITVSALRKRLGEPWLIATVPGVGYRIDEGPGGGREESDDQG is encoded by the coding sequence ATGCGCGTTCTGGTCGTGGAGGACGAGCCCTACCTGGCCGAGGCCGTCCGTGACGGTCTGCGGCTGGAGGCGATCGCCGCCGACATCGCCGGTGACGGCGACGCCGCCCTGGAGCTTCTCGGCACCAACTCCTACGACCTCGCGGTCCTCGATCGCGACATTCCCGGACCATCCGGGGACGAGATCGCCCGGCGGATCGTCGCCTCCGGCAGCGGCATGCCGATCCTCATGCTCACCGCGGCCGACCGGATCGACGACAAGGCCTCGGGGTTCGAGCTCGGCGCCGACGACTACCTCACCAAGCCGTTCGAGCTCCGGGAGCTCGTCATGAGGCTGCGGGCGCTGGACCGCAGGCGTGGGCACTCCCGGCCCCCGGTACGCGAGATCGCGGGCCTTCGGCTGGACCCGTTCCGCCGGGAGGTCTTCCGCGACGGACGCTACGTCGCGCTCACCCGGAAGCAGTTCGCCGTACTGGAGGTCCTCGTCGGCGCCGAGGGCGGTGTCGTCAGCGCCGAGGAGCTGCTGGAGCGCGCCTGGGACGAGAACGCCGACCCGTTCACCAACGCGGTCCGGATCACCGTCTCCGCCCTGCGCAAACGGCTCGGCGAACCCTGGCTCATCGCGACCGTGCCCGGTGTCGGCTACCGCATCGACGAAGGCCCCGGCGGCGGACGTGAGGAATCGGATGACCAGGGGTAG
- a CDS encoding M15 family metallopeptidase, with protein sequence MNHRTSRPAPAHPAGRVVLVGLAILGVTVAAFLMRRSLETASHPSNMSNTATTTSTTAGSNGPNGPNGPSGPSGPSGSSPTAEVRRLPTGPRAHTALGSDDGVVPDGTTVSVFDQAVPAVGRLDPDLLAALRGAARAAEAAGVRMHVDSGWRSPEYQQRLLDDAVAEYGSLEKAARWVATPQTSAHVLGEAVDLGPYAATAWLSRHGAAYGLCQIYANESWHYELRPDAVGDGCPAMYADPTEDPRMRR encoded by the coding sequence ATGAACCACCGCACATCACGGCCGGCGCCGGCCCACCCCGCGGGCAGGGTCGTGCTCGTCGGCCTGGCGATCCTGGGAGTGACGGTCGCCGCGTTCCTCATGCGGCGATCGCTGGAAACCGCGTCCCATCCGTCCAACATGTCGAACACAGCGACCACGACGAGTACGACAGCCGGATCGAACGGGCCGAACGGGCCGAACGGGCCGAGCGGGCCGAGCGGGCCGAGCGGGTCGAGCCCGACGGCCGAGGTGCGCCGGCTGCCGACCGGCCCCCGGGCACACACCGCGTTGGGATCAGACGACGGTGTCGTTCCCGACGGAACGACCGTCTCGGTGTTCGACCAGGCAGTACCGGCCGTGGGCAGGCTCGATCCGGATTTGCTCGCGGCCCTGCGGGGGGCGGCGCGGGCAGCGGAAGCCGCCGGCGTCCGGATGCACGTCGACAGTGGCTGGCGCTCGCCCGAGTACCAGCAGCGGTTGCTGGACGACGCCGTCGCGGAGTACGGCTCGCTGGAGAAGGCCGCCCGGTGGGTGGCCACTCCGCAGACGTCGGCCCATGTCCTGGGCGAGGCGGTCGACCTCGGCCCGTACGCCGCCACCGCCTGGCTGTCCCGGCACGGCGCCGCCTACGGGCTGTGCCAGATCTACGCCAACGAGTCCTGGCACTACGAACTACGTCCCGATGCCGTCGGTGACGGTTGCCCGGCGATGTACGCGGACCCGACCGAGGACCCGCGGATGCGCCGGTGA